The genomic window CCAGGTTATCCCCCACTATCGGGTAAATTCCTATGCATTACTCACCCGTCCGCCGCTCGTCAGCGGGTAGCAAGCTACCCCTGTTACCGCTCGACTTGCATGTGTTAGGCCTGCCGCCAGCGTTCAATCTGAGCCATGATCAAACTCTTCAGTTTAAAATCATTGTGATGCTTACTCGTCACCCGAAGGTAACAAAAGCGCATCAAACTTGGCTCAAGGTTCAAACGAATTCATTCAACTATTGTTTAAAAACTTACGTTTATAAACTGTCGTTCTCATGACCGCTTGCCTTGATAGTTGGTGATTTATCACCCTCATCGGCAAGCGCCCACATGAATTACCTGATCAAATTTTTAAAGAGCTGTTCGCGAGACGGTTATTAACCCTTGTCATTCGGTGACCTGAATGACTTGCCTCAGCGAGGAAGGCATATTCTACGCATTCCTGTGTGCTTGTCAACTGCTGATTTCGATACCGTATTTCGATCGATTTCAGCGAGGAAATTAGGCGCGGCAACTTCTCGTCGACGTTTTCTCTAACCCTCTGACAAACCGAAGGTTTTCACCTTCAATCACCGCTAGTAACGCTGTGCGTCCCCGGCAGCGGATGCGTACTCTACGGATTTACCGGCGGGGATGCAAGGGCTATTTGAACAATAGTGCAAAAAACATCAGCTGTCAGGTGACATCTTGCGCATAACCGCCAGCACAGGGCCAGAACCAACGTAAGCACCGAACAACAGTAGCAGCATGACAGACGGCTCAACCGAGATCATCACAAAACCTAGCACTACTGCCAACAACACCACAAAAGGCACCGGCTTTTTAAAATCCAGGTCCTTGAAGCTGTAGTAGCGAATATTACTCACCATCAGCACGCCAGCCGCAGCGACCACAAACAGCATCAGCAGCTTAAAGCCCAGCGCATCTGCATCAAAACTATGGAAGGTCCACACGCTGGCGGCCACTAAAGCAGCTGCCGAGGGGCTTGGCAGGCCAATAAACCACTTCTTGTCAACACTACCGATCTGGACATTAAAGCGCGCCAGACGGAGAGCGGCACACGCCACGTAAAGAAACGCCACGACCCAGCCTGTCTTGCCAATATCCTGAAGAATCCAGGTAAACGCTACCAAAGCTGGCGCCACCCCAAACGACAGCATATCGGAAAGACTATCGTATTCAGCCCCGAAAGCGCTTTGCGTGTTGGTCATACGTGCAACACGCCCATCCAGCCCATCAAGCACCATCGCAATGAAGATGGCGACTGCCGCAGAGGTAAAGTCTCCATTGATGCCCGCAATAACCGCGAAGAAACCCGAAAATAGCGCCGAGGTAGTAAACAGGTTAGGCAGTAAATAGATACCTTTACGACGAACTTTCTTGCCATCCTGCTCAGATTCTTCAATGACCTCCGTTTCCCGCAGAAACGTTGCGGCAATATCCTCATTCCTTGTGCGCTCTCCTTGCGCCTCACCAGTAGACGCTGCCTTTGTATCAGCTTGATCACGAGCATCCTGAGTCATATAAAACATCCATCTGAAGAAACACTAATAGTATAAGTGTCATTCTACACGGTGAGCGTCACCTAACCAGATAATTACAGCGCAGACCTACAAATGAATCGGGGTGCGACAAAGCGCACCCCGAGATTCAAGCTTATCCACCATCAGTGGTGTTATTGAGCTAAGACTAGTTTTTGGACTTATCGACCAGCTGATTAGCAGCAATCCACGGCATCATGCCGCGCAGCTTGGCACCGACCTGCTCAATGTCATGCTCTGCATTCAAGCGACGACGCGCCGTCATGGAAGGATAGTTGCTGTTACCTTCATTGATGAACATTTTCGCATATTCGCCCGTCTGAATACGCTTCAGTGCATTGCGCATGGCGGCACGAGACTCATCATTAATAATCTCAGGCCCCGTCACATATTCGCCATATTCCGCATTGTTGGAGATGGAGTAGTTCATGTTGGCGATGCCGCCTTCATACATCAGGTCAACAATCAGCTTAAGCTCGTGCAGGCACTCGAAGTAAGCCATTTCTGGTGCATAGCCAGCTTCTGTCAGTGTCTCAAAGCCTGCTTTCACCAGCTCAACGGCGCCACCACACAGGACCGCCTGCTCACCGAACAGGTCTGTTTCGGTTTCGTCCTTGAAAGTGGTTTCAATGATACCGCTGCGGCCACCGCCAACGCCTGCCGCGTAAGAAAGAGCAAGCTCTTTGGCATTACCAGAGGCATCCTGATGAATGGCGATCAGATCAGGAATACCACCGCCCTTAACGAACTCTGAACGCACGGTATGACCCGGCGCTTTCGGCGCAATCATGATGACATCCAGGTCTTTACGTGGCTCAATCTGGTTGTAATGAATATTGAAACCATGGGCGAAAGCCAGCGTTGCACCTTCTTTCAGGTTAGGCTCAACTTCCTGCTCATAAATGGCTTTCTGGTTTTCATCTGGCGCCAGGATCATCACTACGTCAGCGGTTTTGCACGCTTCCGGCACGCTTGCCACTTTCAGGCCAGCGGCTTCTGCTTTGGATGCAGAGGAAGAACCTGCACGCAGAGCTACTGTGACATCAACACCTGATTCTTTCAGGTTGTTAGCGTGGGCGTGACCTTGTGAACCATAACCGACAATGGTGACTTTCTTAGCCTGGATAAGGGACAGATCACAATCTTTATCGTAATAAACGTGCATGAGGAGCTCCAGATGTTGGGTTAATCAAGAAATTGCTTTCCAGCGTTGATGACTACCTGCGCCGTCTTACGCGGCACTAGGTATTGCGATGTATTCACTTTACGCCAGCCCACCTGTTGCGTAAAACGCTATATTTGCAACACACTATTTCTAAAAATGAAATACACCATCAGGTGCCCAATGGATTTTCGCTTGTTAAAACATATGGTGACTTTGGCGGAGACGCTTCACTTTGGCCGCGCCAGTGAGTTGTGTCACGTTAGCCCATCAACATTGAGCCGTTCCATTCAACAAATAGAAGCAGAACTGGGAACCACCCTGTTTGAACGAGACAACCGCCACGTCACACTGACTCCTCAAGGCCTGGCCTTTCAGTACTACGCCAAGGAAACGCTGGAACAGTGGGAAACCCAGAAACGCACTTTGGCCGCCACGATGGAGCAACTCAGCGGCGACATCAGCATTTACTGCTCCGTGACGGCCAGCTATAGCTTTTTATACGAATTATTGAGCGATGTGCGCACCCGCCACCCCGGCATTGAACTAAAACTGCATACCGGCGACCCTGCCGAGGCAATGTCACGGGTATTGGAAGGGATTGATGACATGGCCATTACACCACGCCCGAGAATTCCGCCGGGCGCGCTGGCGTTTAAATCGCTCACCCGCTCACCGCTGCTATTCATTGCCCCTACGCAGACACATGAATGGCTACCACTCCGGCCAGAAAGCTCAACGGCAGCTCAATGGGAACAGGTTCCCATGATTCTTTCAGAATCAGGACTTTCCCGGGAATATGCCAACACCTGGTTCAAGGCCATCGGTGTTGCGCCACGCATCTATGCACAGGTCTCTGGCCATGAAGCCATTGTCAGCATGGTCGGCCTGGGGTTTGGTATCGGGGTAGTACCCAAAATAGTATTGGATAACAGCCCACTGGCAGATAGGGTGCGTATTTTGAACGTCAAACCCGAACTCCCACACTATGATGTGGGGCTGTGTGTGCTGAACCGGCGCCTGAACAACCCCATCGTCGATGCTTTATGGGCCACCGTTGCAGAATACCGTCCATAACAACAGAAATGCCGATTTGCAAAAAGGCAAAATCGGCATTTGGAGGGCGTTCAAAAAGAAAATAGTCGCTGTTAACGTTTGTTCATTCCATGCTTGGGGAGAACACTGTTATCTGGGCGAACTGCCTTCGAGCCTTTGGGCCGGACATACAAAACCAATGCATGATCCACCAGTTCGTAGCCATGCTCTTCAGCGATTTCCTGCTGCCGACGCTCTATGATTTCATCAACAAATTCAATGATTTCACCACTATCAAGGCACACCATATGATCATGATGGTCTTCCTGGGTGAGTTCAAAAACAGCGTGCCCACCATCAAAGTTATGGCGGATGACAAGCCCTGCTGACTCAAACTGCGTGAGCACTCGGTAAACAGTTGCCAGCCCAACATCTTCGCCCGCATCAATAAGTGTCTTGTACACTTCTTCAGCGCTCAAATGATGCTGACCCGTAGCATTTTCAAGGATTTGCAGAATCTTTACGCGTGGCAAGGTCACTTTCAACCCTGCTTTACGCAGTTCATGGTTTTGATCGGCCATGGTTGCTCTTCGCAGTTACAGGTTAGGTCGGTTATCATCGACCAAAACCACGATAGTGAAGAACAGGATCAAATGCAAAAATTAACTCGAATTATCGCACTCTCCGCCGCTGTTGCCCTGATGGGTGGCTGTGTTTATAAACGCGACATCCCACAGGGCAATCTGGTCAACCAGACGATGGTCAGCCAGTTACAGACAGGTATGTCACAACAGCAGGTTGTCTCGATAATGGGGCGCCCATTACTCGAAGCTCCCTTCGATGCCCGCGAATGGGACTATGTTTTCCAACTGGATAAGGCTTATGGTGATATCGAAACGCGCCGTGCCACCCTGACATTTGACCGTCAGGGGCGCCTTGCCGACATCCAAACGGAAGGCGAATTAGACAGCGCGCTTCCTCTGGAAGGTGATACAGAGCTTGGCCCAGCCAGTGAAGGCTCAGACGACTTTCAGGCACAACCGCTGAACCTTGGCGTGGATACGCCGGAGCAATAACAGTGCTGTGAAGGCAACACTAAACACAGCAACAACAGCATTTACTGCTGTTGTTGCTTTTGCGCCCGGGCAAGGCGCGCTGCCTTTGGGTCAATTTCCAGCGGACGATACACTTCCACTCGCTCACCGTCAGATAGGTGATGCCGTGCGGGTGATTTCAAGGCTTTTCCAAAGATACCAAGCGGTGCCTGCTCGAAAACCTCCCTCTCCACTTCAGGGAAAAGCGATGACAGATCCGCCAGCTGCACGGCATCAACGGCAGTTGTCCCTAGAGGAACCTCAAGCGCCACAATGCGCTGTTTGGATGGCAAAGCAAATGCCACTTCAACATGTATCAGGCTGGGCGTTTCATCGGCCATACAGTTGATCTGCCCGTTTGGTGAATGAATCTACCAGTTGCCCGGCAATTTGCTGAAATAGCTTCCCGAATGCCATACCCAACAGACGACTGGAAAACTCAAACTCCATTTCCAGGCTGACCTTGCAGGCATCTGCTCCCATCGGAGTGAACGACCAGCGCCCCCTGAGATGCTTGAAAGGTCCTTTGACAAGTGACATTTCAATCCGCTCAGGCGTAAAAAGGTCATTTCGCGTTGTTATGGTTTGCTCGATACCAGCACGACCCAACGTCATTTCACCAATCAGGTGCTTATCATCACTCTCCACCAAGCGAGCGTGACGACATCCGGGCAAAAACTCCGGATAACGTTCAAAATCGTTGACCAGATCAAACATTTTCTGAGGTGTGTGCCGCACTAAAGCGGAACGATTCACGGTTGGCATTGACCTCTCCGCTGACTT from Halomonas sp. CH40 includes these protein-coding regions:
- the pssA gene encoding CDP-diacylglycerol--serine O-phosphatidyltransferase, which encodes MTQDARDQADTKAASTGEAQGERTRNEDIAATFLRETEVIEESEQDGKKVRRKGIYLLPNLFTTSALFSGFFAVIAGINGDFTSAAVAIFIAMVLDGLDGRVARMTNTQSAFGAEYDSLSDMLSFGVAPALVAFTWILQDIGKTGWVVAFLYVACAALRLARFNVQIGSVDKKWFIGLPSPSAAALVAASVWTFHSFDADALGFKLLMLFVVAAAGVLMVSNIRYYSFKDLDFKKPVPFVVLLAVVLGFVMISVEPSVMLLLLFGAYVGSGPVLAVMRKMSPDS
- the ilvC gene encoding ketol-acid reductoisomerase, with product MHVYYDKDCDLSLIQAKKVTIVGYGSQGHAHANNLKESGVDVTVALRAGSSSASKAEAAGLKVASVPEACKTADVVMILAPDENQKAIYEQEVEPNLKEGATLAFAHGFNIHYNQIEPRKDLDVIMIAPKAPGHTVRSEFVKGGGIPDLIAIHQDASGNAKELALSYAAGVGGGRSGIIETTFKDETETDLFGEQAVLCGGAVELVKAGFETLTEAGYAPEMAYFECLHELKLIVDLMYEGGIANMNYSISNNAEYGEYVTGPEIINDESRAAMRNALKRIQTGEYAKMFINEGNSNYPSMTARRRLNAEHDIEQVGAKLRGMMPWIAANQLVDKSKN
- the ilvY gene encoding HTH-type transcriptional activator IlvY — protein: MDFRLLKHMVTLAETLHFGRASELCHVSPSTLSRSIQQIEAELGTTLFERDNRHVTLTPQGLAFQYYAKETLEQWETQKRTLAATMEQLSGDISIYCSVTASYSFLYELLSDVRTRHPGIELKLHTGDPAEAMSRVLEGIDDMAITPRPRIPPGALAFKSLTRSPLLFIAPTQTHEWLPLRPESSTAAQWEQVPMILSESGLSREYANTWFKAIGVAPRIYAQVSGHEAIVSMVGLGFGIGVVPKIVLDNSPLADRVRILNVKPELPHYDVGLCVLNRRLNNPIVDALWATVAEYRP
- the fur gene encoding ferric iron uptake transcriptional regulator is translated as MADQNHELRKAGLKVTLPRVKILQILENATGQHHLSAEEVYKTLIDAGEDVGLATVYRVLTQFESAGLVIRHNFDGGHAVFELTQEDHHDHMVCLDSGEIIEFVDEIIERRQQEIAEEHGYELVDHALVLYVRPKGSKAVRPDNSVLPKHGMNKR
- a CDS encoding outer membrane protein assembly factor BamE, giving the protein MQKLTRIIALSAAVALMGGCVYKRDIPQGNLVNQTMVSQLQTGMSQQQVVSIMGRPLLEAPFDAREWDYVFQLDKAYGDIETRRATLTFDRQGRLADIQTEGELDSALPLEGDTELGPASEGSDDFQAQPLNLGVDTPEQ
- a CDS encoding RnfH family protein, with translation MADETPSLIHVEVAFALPSKQRIVALEVPLGTTAVDAVQLADLSSLFPEVEREVFEQAPLGIFGKALKSPARHHLSDGERVEVYRPLEIDPKAARLARAQKQQQQ
- a CDS encoding type II toxin-antitoxin system RatA family toxin, with amino-acid sequence MPTVNRSALVRHTPQKMFDLVNDFERYPEFLPGCRHARLVESDDKHLIGEMTLGRAGIEQTITTRNDLFTPERIEMSLVKGPFKHLRGRWSFTPMGADACKVSLEMEFEFSSRLLGMAFGKLFQQIAGQLVDSFTKRADQLYGR